A window of Nasonia vitripennis strain AsymCx chromosome 3 unlocalized genomic scaffold, Nvit_psr_1.1 chr3_random0004, whole genome shotgun sequence contains these coding sequences:
- the LOC100678255 gene encoding serine/arginine repetitive matrix protein 2 isoform X4 yields the protein MQEATEISEPEPLLKMESSEIQDPPPMDQVKLEDIETPATPDSSKGEASSDSVKTESPKIWKPVLGKLQAKKRLMAFANKFNTMPKVHKLKTKGDKVKRQEKILAIEEIVREENQSRLAAQEARDLNIKNALHARRIREESRERKSEERFSRRSGSSYRRRSDRERRHSRDRRSRSKSRQRPSRKSSPEDERSSKSKHKDKKEKSDKKDRDRKDDSRHKQDESKHKEDSKSCDKHKKDDLKSVETKNDEKKVEDFKSSSSKQNEDLNSKDKDKKQDPTERNNKRVDSVSQSMKELINDGKSEEFKNDEFKEDSRMESKSSEIMKTDKSKHDRHEKAEKADRNDKHEKLETSKNEDSKSDRGKEELKNEQNKRENAKSELEKREEPKSERQRKDSKSESGKKEDTKPDKPKRDDAKLETRKCDESKIDLKREDDRDESGKMKRDDVILKRSNSKDNKLDRIDLKDKREEPRMKVHREREREKDKIREMREKELLKCRNWREFRRYGFFIDDVGYIRRNDNGDKMGKQRSAQDYNQYLQQMLMLSDERQHRFAFIAEGQNGPKEYPPETIKSTKTKPFLLFCENPRYPTYFDRQHILSMVSPNRREKMEDICEATQIRIITSEREEGHHERLWYKTMDPSKSISIRTSVDVPSFPRSKWDSENELSDDDNVFEKSPEDIILTKDGVHVDKSVSESELELEKLPLQVQPQPVPKQTSPQISVKPQLEPQPIIQPQPQPKSYSKESKQSSVEPHIDEQPPKSKYKHKSKSKHNHSPSPKKKDRSPSHKKHKEEKNKYHEKHRSREDKHHHHHHHHHKDKGKKSHTEPEPKEPSIEKPVKAKPATPENQQQKQLAQVEESGDDKLVSEYEQFIKMVSSSDGKQSTESAEPASFYEFSLEAKLAKEPPGGLKLDKVPSPATEKPSKEIMKLSKSPILAKPSIKNTEKVKVSEPVKESEKVVDKPTPQSQPTPEPQAPQQKQKQNSEEFEADYESSEADEEDSRSIPSDWENVKIKEEKLSEGETSETTAEAPTKLNTSKKRRKRRESWSSDSSSSSSSDSEDAKQSSKRRKRRRKRPRKASTSESESSDSSSSDSSSSEELRKKKRKKADRKRKKRKRSKKLSKKLKRKRRRKASTDSSSSDSDAKPPKKRSRKLKLKKKKKNKLSKQQSQNSSDGGEKTKSKSEKSEGKHQKATKMKEETKKPSKNKQADAVVEPEKLANQKKGEVDQIKLTKSPVITDSRNRHASEDIYSEWERESLPRQIAKEAEKEPVQEETKSNESSRKKEKPSEDKNESSKSSKSQEKEKEVANKEFEETKADEVTESKKSKKKKKDKEVKRESQQEFEAEWEKEGGCQQRAAKPAPTVVEEEPQKFATTSTSVVESAGKKSAIDWHDTDFDSLNVLSLTQLEQVVEKRESIFANEWEVDSLDAMPNPRATLPMKKETTKTKKVDKSFRYDEQTDTYVPVEFDIKKDGKKKKDKRVSTIRIWEDEQENAEREELSLSLEKKPPVENKEKVVSESEVAKKIISKVTESTESTVEDKARQEAANRRKSRWDVESQSEEFEHAPPVMWEVESNIWPDSKLGSLDIIKAEETTFNSPLLEAVSARVKDEVVKVNASSSLRYTPPKDDDIVDSPETLRRKMEEIAALERALNADSNIMKSLDDFKSFEVKDTLDLEPPKETEIAAAKEQKTEAYLKAKEEANASLSKSKDAASSSKRVKEEKKPDPLASWESSKQPQIEEASEFGIPPLAEIDSKIEASGSSYRDIFLDMESINFESNILKKLNNKQSVEPVAPAEEKSKVSLKLVPKQVLTRQVNAVAPTNTSLPETFKKKICNMDELPQAAVVDTPKTEIVQPRSVSSKSPTPSSVKRKSPSRKDRESGKRRSVEKDIKEDKQKKEYQSKGSRRSPTSNWDTKEAIKSESTSRTASLSRSRSRSRSPRRRDDRSKVPHGKRDKRSPVKSSAHRDTSKKTPQSSKSDRNKRRYDDNLEQDKNRDKPYDPMEILRERNYEGDKGRGSNRSRIDQDTPKSWRHSDHPDDKFPVNPYPNEYSYENKGRGWDDGSDRDSKSHSRPGSSARPRSRERSSKSYDRRDRRDSRSPDSLSGSTPLSRRDKLPPLRKSPPRSSRRSPPPRSRLRSRSRSRSWSRSLTRSRSRSRSRSRSTSRSRFRNHESRPLDKSRRSRSFSPVRNRYPIDEKDRLEEEIRRIGEGINRPAPILPLPRPVEPSSASCVTPVRPTVDRTRRMDAIIQLTGESQDDMLLPPPLVNRAPAPAAGVNEPQSRYRYPNENENEPEYNTFYQGRNLTYPKIADESTDSPKRLSLDDRLELELGIKKQTPPEPSVSTSFNSPGFNASGYQHLPPGQHHGHFVRQPPTVLQVGNVLQVVPTEYPPHPSPPATPASQILRIGNVLQVVPATTIEWAATPTQQQSTVTAPPLGVRYTPSVPPPQPNASPALLAGASPLPTSVAQIPPIVKPIVPITVPPPQIAVASPIITAPVPKPKPAPPEPIVQPVYNYEAILEARRVEKEERKRLRELKRKEKERRRFERAKRRTEKILGKSKVNADSSSSSGISTNIFGKPGDILAKLTAKDENDTNEDNETEESKSPVASTPSEEAETGAAIAEDEEEDDGDEEDDEEEEQEQQEQEEQEDEEENEEFDADEENEEESKELVVKNEEASVAAIPPPPAKGILILPGFGNLSMTNGILSDLEKLEAEARESEEQKASMEKEEEAKLSTSMALKLFEKIRMKKSVQFADGIKPGEGTSPSGGEGDMPSPPPPTSNLPSELTLDISKKLRARKMRRKQKRTKPPKTKKKVKVKIIKLKKPKVTPLPTSILDDSDEMDDRSPPPPPPGSPPPPHLWPSYLSTFGTTTAANSARTGATTTAVASTTAVSSTSSVSVSSLPPAQAPPTPLPLLVPPPPLNYSIQPCSKA from the exons atgcaAG AGGCCACTGAAATAAGTGAACCAGAACCATTACTCAAAATGGAGAGTTCAGAAATCCAGGATCCACCACCTATGGATCAGGTTAAGTTGGAAGATATTGAAACTCCCGCAACACCAGATAGCTCTAAAGGAGAAGCCAGTAGTGATTCTGTCAAGACTGAAAGTCCAAAAATATGGAAACCAGTACTTGGAAAACTTCAGGCAAAGAAAAGATTAATGGCTTTTGCCAATAAATTCAATACTATGCCAAAAGTACACAAACTAAAAACTAAGGGCGATAAAGTCAAAA ggcaagaaaaaattttggCAATAGAAGAAATTGTAAGAGAAGAAAATCAAAGTAGATTAGCTGCCCAAG AGGCAAGAGatttaaacataaaaaatgcattacATGCAAGAAGAATTAGAGAGGAAAGTAGAGAAAGGAAGAGTGAAGAGCGTTTTTCAAGGAGATCAGGATCTTCGTATAGAAGGAGAAGTGATAG gGAAAGGAGGCATAGTCGAGATAGAAGATCTCGTAGTAAATCACGGCAGCGACCTAGTCGAAAATCATCCCCAGAAGATGAGCGTAGCAGTAAAAGTAAAcataaagataaaaaagaaaagtctGATAAAAAAGATAGAGACCGAAAAGATGATTCAAGGCATAAGCAAGATGAATCAAAACATAAAGAAGATTCTAAATCATGTGATAAACATAAAAAagatgatttaaaatctgTCGAAACTAAAAATGatgagaaaaaagtagaagaTTTTAAATCGAGCTCTAGTAAACAAAATGAAGATTTGAATAGCAAGGATAAGGATAAAAAACAAGATCCAACTGAGAGAAATAATAAGAGGGTTGATTCTGTATCACAAAGCATGAAGGAACTAATCAACGATGGTAAAAGTGAAGAATTTAAAAACGATGAATTTAAAGAAGATAGTAGAATGGAATCAAAATCGtctgaaattatgaaaactgACAAATCAAAACACGATAGGCATGAAAAGGCGGAAAAAGCAGATAGGAATGACAAACATGAAAAATTGGAGACTAGCAAAAATGAGGATTCCAAGTCAGATAGGGGTAAAGAAGAGCTCAAGAACGAACAAAACAAACGTGAGAATGCTAAGTCTGAGTtggaaaagagagaagaaccCAAATCGGAGAGGCAGAGAAAAGATTCGAAATCTGAGTCTGGTAAGAAAGAGGATACAAAGCCGGATAAGCCAAAAAGAGATGATGCTAAACTCGAAACGAGAAAATGCGAtgaatcaaaaattgatttgAAAAGAGAAGACGATCGCGATGAATCCGGCAAAATGAAACGGGACGATGTTATTCTCAAGCGATCAAATTCCAAGGACAATAAATTAGACAGGATCGATTTGAAAGATAAACGGGAAGAGCCTAGGATGAAAGTTCATAGAGAACGTGAAAGAGAAAAGGACAAGATACGAGaaatgagagaaaaagagtTGCTGAAATGTCGTAATTGGAGGGAATTTCGGCGATACGGATTTTTTATTGATGACGTGGGGTACATTAGAAGAAACGACAACGGTGACAAGATGGGTAAACAAAG ATCAGCACAAGATTACAATCAGTATCTTCAACAAATGCTAATGCTTTCCGATGAGCGACAACATCGATTTGCCTTTATTGCCGAAGGTCAGAACGGGCCTAAGGAATATCCACCGGAGACAATCAAGTCGACCAAAACTAAACCTTTCTTGCTATTCTGTGAAAATCCTAGATATCCGACGTACTTTGACCGACAGCATATCTTGAGTATGGTATCGCCTAATCGACGAGAAAAAATGGAAGATATATGTGAGGCCACGCAAATAAG AATAATAACGTCAGAACGCGAAGAAGGACATCATGAAAGGCTATGGTACAAAACCATGGATCCCTCGAAATCAATATCTATAAGGACTTCggtcgatgtgccatcgtttCCTCGTTCGAAATGGGATAGTGAAAACGAGCTAAGCGATGATGACAACGTTTTCGAAAAGTCTCCCGAGGACATTATTTTAACCAAGGACGGAGTCCACGTCGATAAATCGGTTTCCGAATCGGAGCTTGAGCTTGAAAAGTTACCACTGCAGGTTCAACCTCAACCAGTACCGAAGCAAACTTCTCCCCAGATATCGGTAAAACCTCAACTAGAGCCTCAACCGATCATCCAGCCACAGCCGCAACCCAAGTCTTATTCCAAGGAATCAAAGCAATCTTCCGTCGAACCAC ACATCGATGAACAACCTCCGAAATCCAAATACAAGCATAAGTCCAAGTCTAAACACAATCACTCACCATCTCCAAAGAAGAAAGATAGATCGCCATCCCACAAAAAGCACAAGGAAGAAAAGAACAAGTATCACGAGAAGCATCGCAGTCGTGAGGAtaaacatcatcatcatcatcatcatcatcataaagACAAGGGAAAGAAATCACATACGGAGCCAGAACCTAAAGAACCGTCGATCGAGAAGCCAGTTAAAGCAAAACCTGCAACACCTGAAAACCAGCAGCAAAAGCAACTAGCGCAGGTAGAGGAGTCTGGCGACGACAAACTCGTCTCGGAGTACGAGCAATTCATAAAAATGGTTAGTAGCAGTGATGGTAAACAGTCTACTGAGTCTGCGGAGCCAGCGAGTTTCTATGAATTTAGCTTGGAGGCAAAACTTGCTAAGGAACCTCCTGGTGGTTTAAAGCTCGATAAGGTACCATCGCCGGCTACTGAAAAACCTAGTAAAGAGATCATGAAATTGTCGAAGTCACCGATTTTGGCAAAGCCCTCGATCAAGAATACAGAGAAGGTTAAGGTCAGTGAACCAGTGAAAGAATCCGAAAAAGTTGTTGATAAGCCAACACCCCAATCACAACCAACACCAGAACCACAAGCACctcagcaaaagcaaaaacagAATAGTGAAGAATTTGAGGCAGATTACGAATCATCTGAAGCCGACGAAGAAGACTCTCGTTCGATTCCCAGTGATTGGGAAAATGTGAAGATTAAAGAAGAGAAACTAAGCGAAGGGGAAACATCTGAAACAACTGCTGAAGCGCCGACCAAGCTGAACACTAGCAAGAAGAGGCGTAAGCGTCGCGAGAGCTGGAGCAGCGATTCAAGCTCGTCCTCAAGTTCCGACTCTGAAGATGCTAAACAGAGTAGCAAACGTCGCAAGCGTAGACGAAAGCGTCCGCGTAAAGCATCGACCAGTGAGTCTGAGAGCAGCGATAGCAGCTCGAGCGATTCCTCAAGCTCAGAGGAACTGCGTAAAAAGAAGCGCAAGAAGGCCGATAGAAAACGTAAGAAGCGCAAGCGCTCGAAGAAACTCAGCAAGAAGCTTAAACGTAAGCgcagaaggaaggcgagtacaGATTCCAGTAGTAGCGACTCGGATGCCAAGCCGCCAAAGAAGAGATCGAGGAAGTTGAagttaaaaaagaagaagaagaacaagtTAAGCAAGCAGCAGTCCCAGAACAGCAGCGATGGAGGTGAAAAGACCAAGAGCAAGTCGGAGAAAAGTGAGGGTAAACATCAAAAAGCTACAAAAATGAAGGAGGAGACGAAAAAACCAAGTAAAAACAAACAGGCGGATGCTGTGGTTGAACCGGAGAAACTTGCCAATCAGAAAAAGGGCGAGGTTGATCAGATAAAGCTTACCAAGAGCCCTGTTATTACCGATAGTAGAAATAGGCATGCAAGTGAGGATATCTACTCAGAATGGGAGAGGGAAAGTTTGCCGAGGCAGATTGCTAAAGAGGCTGAAAAAGAGCCGGTGCAAGAAGAGACGAAATCTAATGAGTCTtcgagaaaaaaggagaagcCCAGCGAGGATAAGAATGAATCCAGCAAGAGTTCCAAGAgtcaagaaaaagaaaaggaagtTGCTAACAAGGAATTTGAAGAAACTAAAGCAGATGAAGTAACCGAAAGCAAGAAGagcaagaaaaagaagaaggataAAGAAGTAAAGCGGGAAAGTCAGCAAGAATTCGAAGCCGAATGGGAAAAAGAGGGTGGTTGTCAACAACGCGCGGCTAAACCCGCACCTACAGTTGTTGAAGAGGAGCCTCAAAAGTTTGCCACTACCAGTACTAGCGTTGTTGAAAGTGCTGGAAAAAAATCTGCGATAGACTGGCACGATACGGATTTCGACTCGTTAAACGTCCTCTCACTTACCCAACTTGAACAAGTCGTCGAAAAGCGAGAATCTATTTTCGCTAACGAGTGGGAGGTAGACAGCCTCGATGCGATGCCGAATCCTAGGGCTACCTTGCCTATGAAGAAGGAAACGACCAAGACGAAAAAGGTGGATAAGAGCTTCAGGTATGATGAGCAAACGGATACATACGTACCTGTTGAGTTCGATATTAAGAAGGAcggcaagaaaaagaaagacaaGCGAGTAAGCACTATCAGAATTTGGGAAGACGAACAAGAGAACGCTGAGCGAGAAGAACTTTCGTTATCTCTGGAGAAAAAACCGCCTGTGGAGAACAAGGAAAAAGTAGTCAGTGAATCCGAAG TAGCCAAAAAGATTATCAGTAAGGTAACCGAGTCAACAGAATCTACTGTTGAAGACAAAGCGCGGCAAGAAGCCGCAAACCGTCGCAAGAGTCGTTGGGACGTAGAAAGTCAGTCAGAGGAATTCGAGCACGCGCCGCCAGTCATGTGGGAGGTCGAGAGCAACATTTGGCCAGACAGTAAACTTGGCTCACTGGATATAATCAAAGCCGAGGAGACGACTTTTAATAGTCCACTGCTAGAGGCGGTGAGCGCGAGAGTCAAAGATGAGGTGGTTAAGGTCAACGCATCCTCATCGCTACGCTATACACCGCCGAAGGATGATGACATCGTAGACTCACCTGAGACTTTGAGGCGGAAGATGGAAGAGATCGCTGCATTGGAGAGAGCGTTAAATGCGGATTCAAACATCATGAAGAGTTTGGATGATTTTAAGTCTTTTGAAGTAAAAGATACGCTAGATTTGGAACCGCCAAAAGAGACGGAAATC GCTGCTGCGAAGGAACAGAAAACGGAAGCATACCTTAAGGCTAAAGAAGAAGCGAACGCCTCTCTATCAAAATCCAAAGACGCTGCATCATCATCGAAGAGAGtcaaagaagaaaagaagccGGACCCACTTGCTAGCTGGGAAAGCAGCAAGCAGCCGCAGATAGAGGAAGCCTCGGAATTTGGTATACCTCCTCTCGCTGAAATCGATTCTAAAATCGAGGCATCAGGTAGCTCTTACAGAGACATATTCCTTGACATGGAGagtataaattttgaaagcaATATTCTGAAAAAACTTAACAATAAACAATCAGTCGAACCGGTCGCTCCCGCTGAAGAGAAGTCCAAGGTGTCACTCAAGCTGGTGCCAAAGCAGGTGCTAACGCGCCAAGTCAATGCCGTCGCACCAACGAACACAAGTTTACCTGAAACgttcaagaaaaaaatctgcaaCATGGATGAATTGCCCCAAGCTGCGGTTGTCGACACACCCAAGACGGAGATTGTGCAGCCGAGGAGCGTGAGTTCCAAGTCGCCTACGCCATCGAGCGTCAAGAGAAAGAGTCCGAGTAGAAAAGATCGCGAGAGCGGAAAGCGGAGAAGCGTCGAAAAAGACATCAAGGAAGACAAGCAAAAGAAGGAATACCAAAGTAAAGGTTCGAGGAGAAGCCCGACGAGCAATTGGGATACCAAGGAAGCCATCAAGAGTGAAAGTACTAGTCGAACTGCCAGCCTGAGTAGAAGTAGAAGCAGAAGCAGGAGTCCTAGAAGAAGGGACGATCGGTCTAAAGTGCCACACGGTAAGAGAGACAAACGAAGTCCTGTCAAGAGCTCTGCGCATCGAg ATACTTCCAAGAAAACTCCACAATCGAGTAAGAGTGATCGTAACAAGAGGAGGTACGACGATAACTTGGAGCAAGATAAAAACCGTGACAAACCTTACGATCCTATGGAAATTCTTCGGGAAAGAAATTACGAAGGTGACAAGGGTCGAGGGAGCAACAG GTCGCGAATCGATCAAGACACACCTAAATCTTGGCGACACTCAGACCACCCGGACGATAAGTTTCCTGTAAATCCTTACCCTAACGAATATAGCTATGAGAATAAAGGACGAGGCTGGGACGATGGTTCAGATAGGGACTCTAAAAGCCATTCACGCCCAGGTTCAAGTGCCAGACCTAGAAGCAGAGAAAGGTCCAGTAAATCGTATGATAGGAGGGATAGAAGGGACAGTCGCTCACCAGATTCGTTAAGCGGAAGCACACCTTTGTCACGTCGTGATAAACTACCCCCACTAAGAAAGTCACCACCACGCTCTTCGAGACGTTCGCCGCCGCCAAGATCAAGACTTCGTTCGCGTTCACGGTCCAGATCGTGGTCGAGGTCactgacgaggtctaggtcaaGGTCGCGATCGAGAAGTCGATCCACTTCCAGGTCGAGATTCAGGAATCACGAGTCAAGGCCTTTGGACAAATCTCGGCGGTCCAG ATCTTTCTCTCCAGTTCGGAATCGTTATCCCATCGACGAGAAAGATCGTCTAGAAGAAGAAATCCGTCGTATCGGTGAGGGAATTAATCGACCCGCGCCTATTCTTCCCTTACCTCGTCCGGTTGAGCCTTCATCGGCATCCTGCGTAACTCCTGTAAGACCGACAGTTGACAGAACACGGCGTATGGACGCTATCATCCAGTTGACAGGCGAGTCTCAAGACGACATGCTCTTGCCACCACCCCTGGTCAATCGTGCTCCAGCTCCTGCAGCGGGAGTCAACGAGCCTCAGTCGAGGTATCGGTATCCTAACGAGAATGAGAACGAACCGGAATACAACACGTTTTATCAAGGCAGAAATCTAACGTATCCCAAAATTGCCGATGAATCCACTGATTCACCCAAAAGATTGTCCCTCGATGACAG GCTTGAGTTAGAATTAGGAATTAAGAAACAGACGCCTCCTGAACCTTCTGTATCCACGAGTTTTAATTCTCCCGGTTTCAATGCTTCCGGTTATCAACACTTACCGCCAGGCCAACATCATGGACATTTCGTTAGGCAACCGCCAACAGTTTTACAG GTGGGCAATGTGCTGCAGGTTGTTCCAACAGAGTACCCACCACATCCATCGCCACCTGCGACTCCGGCCAGCCAGATATTACGTATTGGTAACGTACTGCAGGTTGTACCAGCAACGACAATCGAGTGGGCAGCAACCCCGACTCAGCAGCAGTCTACCGTCACAGCTCCTCCATTGGGTGTACGTTATACGCCTTCAGTACCTCCCCCGCAACCGAACGCATCTCCCGCTCTTTTGGCTGGAGCTTCGCCTCTACCAACTTCGGTGGCTCAGATACCTCCAATCGTTAAGCCAATTGTACCTATTACTGTGCCGCCACCGCAAATTGCTGTAGCTAGTCCAATAATTACGGCACCAGTGCCTAAACCCAAACCAGCTCCACCCG AACCTATCGTACAACCAGTCTATAATTACGAAGCGATTCTTGAAGCCCGGCGAGTCGAAAAAGAAGAACGCAAGCGTCTACGCGAGTTAAAACGGAAAGAGAAAGAACGTCGAAGGTTCGAGCGAGCTAAGCGTCGTACCGAGAAGATCCTTGGTAAAAGCAAGGTCAACGCAGATAGCTCAAGTTCCTCTGGCATAAGCACCAACATCTTTGGTAAACCTGGCGACATCCTCGCGAAACTCACTGCTAAAGATGAGAACGACACAAACGAGGATAACGAAACCGAGGAATCCAAGAGTCCCGTAGCATCTACGCCAAGCGAGGAAGCAGAAACAGGGGCTGCAATAGCAGAAGATGAGGAAGAAGATGATGGAGATGAGGAAGACGATGAAGAGGAGGAGCAAGAACAGCAAGAACAGGAAGAGCAGGAAGACGAAGAGGAAAATGAAGAGTTTGATGCAGacgaagaaaatgaagaagaGAGCAAAGAGTTAGTTGTTAAGAACGAAGAGGCCAGTGTTGCTGCGATTCCACCGCCGCCTGCCAAGGGTATACTTATTTTGCCGGGCTTTgg AAATCTATCCATGACGAATGGAATACTAAGCGATTTGGAAAAATTAGAGGCTGAAGCAAGAGAGAGTGAAGAGCAAAAAGCTTCGATggaaaaagaggaagaagctAAATTGTCGACATCGATGGCTCtgaaactttttgaaaaaataaggatGAAAAAATCTGTACAATTTGCTGATGGAATCAAGCCAGGAGAGGGGACGAGTCCTAGTGGTGGTGAAGGCGATATGCCATCTCCTCCGCCTCCAACATCAAATCTTCCATCAGAATTAACGCTTGATATCTCGAAAAAATTACGCGCTAGAAAAATGAGAAGGAAGCAAAAGCGTACCAAGCCACCAAAGACCAAGAAGAAGGTTAAG GTAAAGATCATTAAATTAAAGAAGCCAAAGGTTACTCCTCTTCCCACATCAATACTTGACGACTCGGATGAAATGGACGACCGTTCACCTCCACCGCCACCTCCTGGCTCACCACCACCTCCGCACCTATGGCCAAGTTACCTGTCAACATTCGGTACGACAACGGCAGCAAACAGTGCACGGACTGGTGCCACAACTACGGCGGTTGCGTCTACGACCGCCGTAAGCTCAACTTCCTCGGTTAGCGTTTCGTCGCTGCCGCCAGCTCAGGCACCTCCAACGCCACTACCGTTACTTGTACCACCTCCGCCACTCAACTATTCTATTCAACCCTGCAGCAAAGCTTAG